A genomic stretch from Chitinophaga agri includes:
- a CDS encoding hydrogen peroxide-inducible genes activator — translation MTTVQLEYIVAVDTYRSFVIAAEKCFVTQPTLSMQIQKLEDELGVKIFDRSKLPVIPTEIGVEIVAQARIILKENGKIREIIGEHKKEVQGSLRVGIIPTLAPYLLPRILTGFMKKYPKVKLEIWEYPTETIMQQLKQEQLDCGLLATPLHNPNLDEQPLFYESFVVYAAKTNSLFEKKYIKPEDVDVREVWLLNEGHCMRNQVLNICRDKFTMGEYKNLEYNTGSVETLKRMVDLNAGYTILPELSLQEMSARQMNMVRYFKAPEPVREISIVTHRFFIKQALIAAFKKEILAHVPDKMKVQKNKQVVEITVDK, via the coding sequence ATGACCACAGTTCAACTAGAATATATCGTCGCAGTTGATACCTACCGGAGCTTTGTCATCGCCGCCGAAAAATGCTTCGTTACACAACCTACGCTCAGCATGCAGATTCAGAAACTGGAAGATGAGCTGGGGGTCAAAATATTTGACAGAAGTAAACTGCCGGTTATCCCTACAGAAATAGGCGTTGAGATCGTAGCACAGGCACGTATCATTCTTAAAGAGAATGGAAAGATCAGGGAAATTATAGGAGAGCATAAGAAAGAAGTACAGGGTAGTCTGCGTGTAGGCATTATCCCGACACTGGCCCCTTACCTCCTGCCCCGTATCCTTACAGGCTTCATGAAGAAGTATCCGAAAGTGAAACTGGAGATATGGGAGTATCCCACGGAGACGATCATGCAGCAACTTAAACAGGAACAGCTGGACTGCGGCCTGCTGGCCACGCCGCTGCACAATCCCAACCTGGATGAGCAACCGTTGTTCTATGAGTCTTTTGTAGTATACGCAGCCAAAACGAATAGCCTGTTTGAGAAGAAATACATCAAACCGGAAGATGTAGATGTACGCGAAGTATGGCTGCTCAATGAAGGCCATTGTATGCGTAACCAGGTGCTGAACATCTGCCGGGACAAATTTACCATGGGAGAATACAAGAACCTTGAATACAATACCGGCAGTGTGGAAACATTGAAAAGAATGGTAGACCTCAATGCGGGCTATACCATTTTACCGGAATTGTCGCTGCAGGAAATGTCCGCCCGCCAGATGAATATGGTACGCTATTTTAAGGCGCCTGAGCCAGTGAGGGAGATCAGTATCGTCACACACCGTTTCTTCATTAAACAGGCCCTTATCGCTGCATTTAAGAAAGAAATACTGGCACATGTACCTGATAAGATGAAAGTGCAGAAGAACAAACAGGTAGTAGAGATCACAGTTGATAAATAA
- a CDS encoding polyribonucleotide nucleotidyltransferase, translated as MNLTPISVNFDIGDGRIVTIETGKLARQADGAVTVRLGNCILLATVVAAKTPKPGQSFFPLTVDYQEKFASAGRIPGSFFKREGKLSDYEVLISRLIDRALRPLFPDDYFCEVQVLVSLISSDPEVMPDALACLAASAALAVSDVPIQEIISEVRVARIDGELVINPNRTPLEKADMDFIIGATDKNIMMVEGESKECSEEDIIKAIEIAHNAIRVQVKAQEELRAKAGVTGKRAYDLPYANEELKAKIADFAKDRILGVARSASAKHDRADAFDKISEELVEHLGELPEEDAPLVGKYFHSLEKEVIRNMILDESIRLDGRKLDQVRPLVMETDILPSPHGSALFTRGETQSLTTVTLGTPDDELLIESAANSKYTKFILHYNFPPFSTGETKPMRGPGRREVGHGNLAMRSLRQMMPGSEYAYTVRVVSDILESNGSSSMATVCAGSLALMDAGVPLPKHVSGVAMGLISRAGDGKWAVLTDILGDEDHLGDMDFKVTGTRDGICGIQMDIKVDGLSMDVMRKALEQARHGRLHIIDAMYACMEAPRPEPKPHAPRMEKLIIDREFIGAVIGPGGKVIQEIQRETGTTINIEEVGETGEVSIFSAQKEGLMKALEWIKGIVAVPEIGEVYESTVKSVMPYGAFVEFLPGKQGLLHISEVSWKRLETMDGVLTEGEKVKVKLVGTDPKTGKFKLSRRILMPKPEGYVERPEGGERGDRGDRGDRGDRGDRGDRGDRGGRPPFRNDRGGDRDRGGDRGDRRGPRDGGDRGGDRDRAPRPNAPENDNPQEPVFDEE; from the coding sequence ATGAATCTGACACCTATCTCAGTTAATTTCGATATAGGAGATGGCCGGATCGTGACCATTGAAACTGGTAAGTTAGCCCGCCAGGCAGATGGTGCTGTTACGGTTCGTCTGGGCAACTGTATCCTGTTGGCTACCGTTGTTGCGGCGAAAACTCCCAAACCTGGTCAGTCTTTCTTCCCCCTTACTGTTGATTACCAGGAAAAATTTGCTTCTGCAGGACGTATCCCCGGCTCTTTCTTCAAACGCGAGGGAAAACTGTCTGATTATGAAGTGCTGATTTCACGTTTGATCGACCGCGCACTGCGCCCACTGTTCCCTGATGATTATTTCTGCGAAGTACAGGTACTGGTTTCCCTCATTTCTTCCGATCCGGAAGTGATGCCGGATGCCCTGGCTTGTCTGGCTGCATCTGCTGCACTGGCAGTATCTGATGTGCCTATCCAGGAAATTATCTCCGAAGTAAGAGTTGCCCGCATCGACGGTGAATTAGTTATAAATCCGAACCGTACTCCGCTGGAAAAAGCAGACATGGACTTCATCATTGGTGCTACTGACAAGAACATCATGATGGTGGAAGGTGAAAGTAAGGAGTGCAGCGAGGAAGATATTATCAAAGCAATCGAGATCGCGCACAACGCTATCCGCGTACAGGTGAAAGCACAGGAAGAACTCCGTGCAAAAGCTGGCGTAACCGGCAAACGTGCATACGACTTACCATATGCGAATGAGGAACTGAAAGCTAAAATCGCTGATTTCGCTAAAGACCGCATTCTCGGCGTAGCAAGATCTGCTTCCGCGAAGCATGATCGTGCAGACGCATTCGATAAGATCAGCGAAGAGCTGGTAGAACACCTGGGTGAGCTGCCTGAAGAAGACGCTCCACTGGTAGGTAAATACTTCCATAGCCTCGAAAAGGAAGTGATACGTAACATGATCCTGGATGAATCTATCCGTCTGGATGGCCGTAAACTGGATCAGGTACGTCCGCTGGTAATGGAAACAGATATCCTGCCTTCTCCACACGGTTCTGCACTGTTCACACGCGGTGAAACCCAGTCCCTGACCACAGTGACCCTGGGTACGCCGGATGATGAGCTGCTGATCGAAAGCGCAGCTAATTCCAAATACACTAAGTTCATACTTCACTATAACTTCCCTCCGTTCTCTACGGGTGAAACCAAACCAATGCGCGGCCCTGGTCGTCGTGAGGTGGGTCACGGTAACCTGGCGATGCGTTCCCTGAGGCAGATGATGCCAGGTAGCGAATACGCTTATACCGTACGTGTAGTATCCGATATCCTCGAGTCTAACGGTTCCTCTTCCATGGCGACAGTATGTGCTGGTTCCCTGGCACTGATGGACGCTGGTGTGCCTTTGCCTAAACACGTTTCCGGTGTGGCAATGGGCCTCATCTCCCGCGCTGGTGATGGTAAATGGGCTGTACTGACCGACATCCTCGGTGATGAAGATCACCTGGGTGATATGGACTTCAAAGTAACCGGTACCCGTGACGGTATCTGCGGTATCCAGATGGATATCAAGGTAGATGGTCTGAGCATGGACGTAATGCGTAAAGCACTGGAGCAGGCACGTCATGGCCGTCTCCACATCATTGACGCTATGTACGCCTGCATGGAAGCACCTCGTCCGGAACCAAAACCACATGCTCCTCGTATGGAGAAACTGATCATCGACCGCGAATTTATCGGTGCTGTGATCGGACCAGGTGGTAAAGTAATTCAGGAAATTCAGCGTGAAACCGGTACTACCATCAACATCGAAGAAGTTGGTGAAACCGGTGAAGTAAGCATCTTCTCCGCACAGAAAGAAGGGCTGATGAAAGCGCTCGAGTGGATAAAAGGTATCGTAGCTGTACCTGAGATCGGCGAAGTCTACGAATCAACTGTTAAGTCAGTAATGCCTTACGGTGCGTTCGTTGAATTCCTGCCTGGTAAACAAGGTTTGCTGCATATCTCCGAAGTTTCATGGAAACGCCTTGAAACAATGGATGGTGTACTGACCGAAGGTGAAAAAGTGAAAGTGAAACTGGTAGGTACCGATCCTAAGACTGGTAAGTTCAAACTGAGCCGTCGTATACTGATGCCAAAACCAGAAGGTTATGTAGAAAGACCTGAAGGTGGAGAGCGCGGTGACCGTGGCGACAGAGGTGATCGCGGCGACAGAGGCGATCGTGGTGACAGAGGTGACCGCGGTGGACGTCCTCCTTTCCGTAACGACCGTGGCGGTGACCGTGATCGCGGTGGCGACCGTGGTGATCGTCGTGGCCCACGTGATGGTGGCGACCGTGGCGGTGATCGTGATCGTGCTCCTCGTCCTAATGCTCCTGAGAACGATAATCCTCAGGAACCAGTATTTGACGAAGAATAG
- a CDS encoding carboxylesterase family protein, with product MKTLQIFFLFALFALSANAQTTPDYSAFSYETFTHHGDTLRYRMLKPLGYASQKAYPLIVFLHGSGERGTDNAAQLLHGGSLFLKDSLRQQYPAIVIFPQCPPDSMWASMKVERDQSGKAINRSFSDGTDREATPGLLVKLLTDSLVKAGVADKRRLYLGGLSLGAIGTYDLLARYPDMWAAAFPICGIGNTDNAPKFKKVPLWIFHGAADNVVPPIGSSSYYDALKKLGADVKYTEYPGVGHNSWDNAFAEPGLLPWIFSHKK from the coding sequence ATGAAGACACTTCAGATATTCTTCCTCTTCGCCCTCTTTGCCCTTTCCGCCAACGCCCAGACAACTCCTGACTACAGCGCGTTCAGTTATGAGACCTTTACCCACCATGGTGATACGCTCCGCTATCGTATGCTGAAGCCGCTGGGATACGCTTCTCAGAAGGCTTATCCACTGATCGTGTTTCTGCATGGTTCAGGAGAACGGGGTACGGATAATGCCGCGCAGCTTTTACACGGAGGTAGTCTCTTCCTGAAGGATTCCCTGCGTCAGCAATATCCTGCCATCGTGATCTTCCCGCAATGTCCGCCTGATTCTATGTGGGCATCCATGAAAGTAGAAAGGGATCAGTCAGGCAAGGCAATAAACCGGTCCTTTTCTGACGGTACTGACCGGGAAGCTACACCCGGGCTGCTGGTAAAATTATTGACGGACAGTCTGGTAAAGGCTGGTGTAGCAGATAAAAGACGTTTGTATCTTGGTGGATTATCACTCGGGGCAATAGGTACCTATGACCTACTGGCCCGTTACCCGGATATGTGGGCGGCTGCCTTTCCGATCTGTGGTATCGGTAATACGGATAATGCGCCGAAATTCAAAAAAGTGCCACTATGGATCTTTCATGGCGCTGCTGATAACGTAGTACCACCGATAGGGTCCAGCAGCTACTATGATGCACTGAAGAAACTGGGAGCGGATGTGAAGTATACTGAGTATCCGGGAGTGGGGCATAACAGCTGGGATAATGCTTTCGCGGAACCTGGTCTGCTACCGTGGATTTTCTCTCATAAAAAGTAG
- a CDS encoding BlaI/MecI/CopY family transcriptional regulator, with protein sequence MTVVKTLTKAEEQVMQALWQTGPAFVKDLIDLMPEPKPHYNTVSTLIKILQEKGFVDYKAFGKSYQYFALISKDEYSRNTMQNFVKGYFSGSFREMVSFFVKEKDLSVNELEQVLQQIKHAKNEQP encoded by the coding sequence ATGACAGTTGTAAAAACACTTACCAAAGCAGAAGAACAGGTTATGCAGGCCCTCTGGCAAACCGGACCGGCCTTCGTTAAAGACCTGATCGATCTGATGCCGGAACCCAAACCACATTATAATACGGTATCCACGCTGATTAAGATCCTACAGGAAAAAGGGTTTGTTGACTATAAAGCCTTCGGCAAATCCTACCAGTACTTTGCCCTCATCAGTAAAGATGAATACAGCCGTAATACCATGCAAAACTTCGTGAAAGGGTACTTCTCTGGCTCTTTCAGAGAAATGGTCTCCTTTTTCGTAAAGGAAAAAGATCTCAGTGTCAATGAATTGGAACAAGTCCTGCAACAAATCAAGCACGCTAAAAACGAACAACCATGA
- a CDS encoding NIPSNAP family protein, which produces MVATVAVIVIVLLVLMLLRTIILRNQYLTKNSLFNRLKYIAAVLYYTDRLLFLCPFQAILFCSSYLLPASVYKSYLTVVLHILWSIKTSTQVKTRHVSLNTCHAMLAGLLLILLPSLLQAAHPAPPKKEYYSILVYHLKDAEQEARMDAYLKNALMPALHKAGAANVGVFKPIGNDTAADRRVYVFFPGNSAEQLLQMPSTLLQNSTYVAAAKDFIDAAWDKPTYVRQETIILQAFPGMPKMALPRLTGAKSERVYELRSYESPTDKLYRNKVDMFNKGDEVGIFKRLGFNAVFYAEVLSGSRMPNLMYMTTFDNKASRDEHWKAFSADEQWKMLLAQPQYAHNMTRAEIIFLQPAEYSDI; this is translated from the coding sequence ATGGTGGCGACCGTGGCGGTGATCGTGATCGTGCTCCTCGTCCTAATGCTCCTGAGAACGATAATCCTCAGGAACCAGTATTTGACGAAGAATAGTCTTTTCAACAGACTAAAATATATAGCAGCCGTTCTGTATTACACAGACCGGCTGCTTTTTTTATGCCCGTTCCAGGCTATTTTATTTTGTAGTAGCTACCTGTTACCTGCCAGTGTTTATAAGTCGTATCTTACCGTAGTGTTACACATTTTATGGTCCATTAAAACTTCCACACAAGTGAAAACAAGACATGTCTCATTGAACACCTGTCATGCGATGTTGGCTGGTTTGCTGCTGATCCTGTTACCATCATTGCTACAGGCGGCACATCCGGCACCTCCCAAGAAAGAATACTACAGCATACTGGTCTACCATCTGAAAGATGCTGAGCAGGAAGCCCGGATGGATGCTTACCTGAAAAATGCGCTGATGCCGGCTTTACATAAAGCGGGTGCTGCAAACGTAGGCGTGTTCAAACCCATCGGGAATGATACTGCGGCTGACCGGAGGGTCTATGTATTCTTCCCTGGCAATTCTGCAGAGCAGCTTTTACAGATGCCTTCCACCTTATTGCAGAACAGCACATACGTGGCAGCTGCAAAGGATTTTATTGATGCAGCATGGGATAAACCCACTTATGTACGTCAGGAAACCATTATCCTGCAGGCGTTTCCTGGTATGCCGAAAATGGCGTTGCCCCGCTTAACAGGCGCCAAAAGTGAACGCGTATACGAATTACGGAGCTATGAAAGTCCGACGGATAAACTGTACCGTAATAAAGTAGATATGTTCAACAAAGGGGATGAAGTAGGCATCTTCAAAAGACTGGGTTTTAACGCGGTGTTTTATGCGGAAGTATTGAGTGGCAGCCGTATGCCGAACCTCATGTATATGACCACATTTGACAACAAGGCTTCCAGGGATGAACACTGGAAAGCGTTCAGCGCGGATGAGCAATGGAAAATGTTGCTGGCACAGCCTCAGTATGCACATAATATGACCAGGGCAGAGATCATTTTCCTGCAGCCTGCGGAGTATTCTGATATATGA
- the plsY gene encoding glycerol-3-phosphate 1-O-acyltransferase PlsY — translation MTELLLLFCAYLIGSVPTAVWVSKGVFGMDIREYGSGNAGATNTFRVLGPKAGSFVMLVDMLKGVMAVRLAYLVGYYQNPEHLTEVTTQLVNFQIGLGLAAVLGHIFPIWANFRGGKGIATLFGLVLAIQPLVAICCVGVFLLSLSLTRYVSLSSILSSIAFPILILYIFNEPEVFYRIFAIAVALMVVLTHQKNIFRLINGNESKVPLFRNRRDKK, via the coding sequence ATGACAGAATTATTGTTACTATTTTGTGCTTATCTGATCGGTTCCGTGCCTACTGCTGTATGGGTAAGTAAAGGGGTTTTTGGTATGGATATCCGGGAGTATGGCAGCGGCAATGCCGGTGCTACGAATACTTTCCGTGTACTCGGCCCAAAAGCTGGTTCCTTTGTGATGCTGGTAGATATGCTCAAAGGAGTAATGGCCGTGCGTTTGGCTTATCTCGTTGGCTATTATCAGAATCCTGAACATCTTACCGAAGTGACCACGCAACTGGTTAACTTCCAGATCGGTCTCGGACTCGCAGCTGTGCTGGGGCACATTTTCCCTATCTGGGCAAACTTCCGTGGTGGTAAAGGTATCGCTACACTGTTTGGCCTTGTACTCGCTATTCAGCCACTCGTAGCTATCTGCTGCGTAGGCGTGTTCCTGCTGAGCCTATCCCTTACCAGGTACGTATCCCTGAGCTCTATTTTATCCAGTATCGCATTTCCGATCCTCATCCTGTACATCTTCAATGAGCCGGAAGTATTCTACCGTATCTTTGCCATCGCTGTCGCACTGATGGTTGTACTGACACACCAGAAAAACATTTTCCGTCTTATCAACGGTAATGAGAGCAAAGTTCCGTTATTCAGGAACAGGAGAGATAAAAAATAG
- a CDS encoding O-methyltransferase gives MGLQWELAKKYLHYYFTAGNRHDVHSPFVFDLIEKVLRDKRKPAVYREIEQMRKSLLASTETLQVTDLGAGSLTNAGNERKVSDITRHAAKPAKFGQLFYRLIQYFQPEYLLELGTSMGMSTSYMAKAAPGATVHTIEGCPNIAARAGRNFESLHLRNIKQHTGNFDTVLPSLLKELPRLDYVYIDGNHRSAPTLAYFEQCLEKVHDDSLFIFDDIHWTPDMESAWHTIQQHPRVTLTIDLFFIGLVFFKPEMKVKQHFVLKY, from the coding sequence TTGGGCCTTCAGTGGGAACTAGCAAAAAAATACCTGCACTACTACTTTACCGCAGGTAATCGTCATGATGTACATTCTCCTTTTGTATTTGACCTGATAGAAAAGGTATTGCGTGATAAGCGAAAACCAGCCGTCTATCGCGAAATTGAACAAATGAGGAAATCGCTGCTGGCCAGTACTGAAACATTACAGGTAACTGATCTGGGAGCAGGTTCGCTCACCAATGCCGGGAATGAGCGTAAAGTAAGCGACATTACCCGTCATGCGGCGAAACCCGCGAAATTTGGTCAGCTGTTCTATCGCCTGATACAATATTTCCAGCCGGAATACCTGCTTGAACTCGGTACGTCCATGGGCATGTCTACCTCCTATATGGCAAAGGCTGCACCAGGTGCCACCGTACATACCATTGAAGGATGTCCTAATATTGCTGCCCGTGCCGGCCGCAATTTTGAAAGTCTGCATTTGCGTAATATTAAACAGCATACCGGTAATTTTGATACGGTACTGCCCTCCCTGCTAAAAGAACTGCCCAGACTGGATTATGTATATATAGATGGTAATCATCGCTCTGCACCAACATTGGCTTACTTTGAGCAATGTCTGGAGAAAGTGCATGATGACTCGCTGTTTATCTTTGACGACATTCACTGGACGCCTGATATGGAGAGTGCCTGGCATACCATTCAGCAGCATCCAAGGGTAACACTCACTATAGATCTGTTCTTTATCGGACTCGTGTTTTTCAAGCCGGAGATGAAGGTGAAACAGCACTTCGTATTGAAATACTAA
- a CDS encoding glycosyltransferase family 2 protein — translation MLNNKKIVVVLPAYNAAVTLEKTYKEIPLDIVDEVVLVDDASKDETVAVGKQLGIRHIVRHDNNKGYGGNQKSCYNKARELGADIVIMLHPDYQYTPKLISAMTSIIAYDVYPVVLGSRILGNGALRGGMPVYKYIANRFLTLVQNLLIGQKLSEYHTGYRAFSGEVLKNIDYMANDDDFIFDNEMLSQIFMKGYEIGEVTCPTKYFEEASSINFKRSSIYGLGVLRVSLQHRLHKWGWIKAAIYN, via the coding sequence ATGTTAAATAATAAAAAGATAGTGGTCGTATTGCCAGCTTACAACGCGGCTGTGACGCTGGAGAAAACCTACAAAGAAATTCCGCTGGATATTGTTGATGAAGTCGTACTGGTCGATGACGCCAGTAAGGATGAAACCGTTGCTGTTGGGAAGCAGCTGGGAATCAGGCACATCGTGCGCCACGACAACAACAAAGGTTACGGTGGTAACCAGAAATCCTGTTATAATAAGGCCCGGGAACTCGGAGCAGACATTGTCATCATGCTGCACCCCGATTATCAGTACACCCCTAAGCTGATCAGTGCCATGACCAGTATTATTGCCTATGATGTGTACCCCGTTGTACTCGGTTCCCGTATTCTGGGAAACGGGGCTTTAAGGGGAGGTATGCCGGTCTATAAGTATATAGCTAACCGGTTCCTGACCCTGGTACAAAACCTGCTTATCGGACAGAAACTCAGTGAATACCACACCGGTTACCGTGCATTTTCAGGGGAAGTGCTGAAAAACATCGATTATATGGCTAATGACGATGATTTTATCTTCGACAATGAGATGTTGTCGCAGATTTTTATGAAAGGTTATGAAATAGGTGAAGTAACTTGCCCCACCAAATACTTTGAGGAAGCCTCAAGTATTAACTTTAAACGCAGCAGTATCTACGGACTGGGAGTGTTGAGAGTGAGCCTGCAGCATCGGCTGCATAAGTGGGGATGGATCAAAGCGGCAATATATAACTGA
- the prmA gene encoding 50S ribosomal protein L11 methyltransferase: MAHIAITLTCTHELKDILVAVLSEKGFEGFEEQQGNILVAYIPEEDFNEEETSTLTEGFGVTYTKERIEQTNWNAVWESNFQPVQVDNFCGIRASFHEPFDPQPQHEILITPKMSFGTGHHATTYSVIKLMETVDFRGKQVFDFGTGTGILAILSCKMGASVIDAIDIDDWSVENTRENIATNNALPVKVWQADTLKNIRNTYNVVLANINRNILLEFMADMRRLLVRDGILILSGILKDDEAAILEAARKNALVLETQLEKDNWLAMKLLAR; encoded by the coding sequence ATGGCACATATCGCAATCACTCTGACCTGTACCCATGAATTAAAAGACATACTGGTTGCAGTGTTATCAGAAAAAGGTTTTGAAGGTTTCGAAGAGCAGCAGGGAAATATTCTTGTTGCCTATATACCGGAAGAAGATTTTAATGAAGAAGAAACAAGCACGCTAACGGAAGGATTCGGCGTAACGTATACGAAAGAACGTATTGAACAGACTAACTGGAATGCTGTGTGGGAAAGTAATTTTCAACCAGTACAGGTAGATAATTTCTGTGGTATCAGGGCTTCTTTCCATGAGCCGTTCGATCCGCAGCCGCAACATGAGATCCTGATCACGCCAAAAATGTCTTTTGGAACAGGACACCATGCAACTACCTATTCGGTTATTAAGCTGATGGAAACAGTCGATTTCAGGGGTAAGCAGGTATTTGATTTCGGTACCGGCACTGGTATCCTGGCTATCCTGTCCTGTAAGATGGGCGCGTCTGTGATTGATGCGATCGATATCGATGACTGGTCCGTAGAAAATACCCGGGAAAATATTGCTACAAATAATGCTTTACCGGTGAAGGTGTGGCAGGCTGATACGCTGAAGAACATTAGAAATACCTATAATGTTGTGCTTGCCAACATTAACCGGAATATTTTACTTGAATTTATGGCGGATATGCGCCGTTTACTGGTCAGGGATGGCATATTGATATTAAGTGGTATATTAAAGGATGACGAAGCAGCCATACTGGAAGCTGCCCGTAAAAATGCACTTGTCCTGGAAACCCAGCTGGAAAAAGATAATTGGCTGGCAATGAAATTATTAGCACGATAG
- the rpsO gene encoding 30S ribosomal protein S15, with protein sequence MSYLTVEKKANIFKEFGGSEKNTGSVEAQIALLTERINSISSHLKQNKKDFSTHRGLMKMVGQRKRLLSYLSKTNLTGYRALLEKLGLRK encoded by the coding sequence ATGTCTTACTTAACTGTTGAAAAGAAAGCCAATATTTTTAAAGAATTTGGTGGAAGCGAGAAAAATACCGGTTCTGTAGAAGCGCAAATCGCACTGCTGACAGAACGTATCAACAGCATTTCCAGTCACCTGAAACAAAATAAAAAGGACTTTTCTACACACCGCGGTTTGATGAAAATGGTAGGTCAGAGAAAGCGCCTGCTTTCCTACCTTTCTAAAACTAACCTCACAGGCTACCGTGCCCTGCTTGAGAAATTAGGTCTCAGAAAATAA
- a CDS encoding M48 family metallopeptidase, producing MQKKFLLLGTGLALITACAKVPITGRSQLNLIPESTMQSMALQEYQSFLSQNKTVAATTSKDAEMVKRVGQRIATAVTKYMNDHNAGGELANYKWEFNLVDSKEVNAWCMPGGKVVVYTGLLPVTQNETALACVMGHEIAHAIARHGNERMSQQVVAQGIQVAGSVALNRNPQAQNIFLQSFGVGSNLGTLAYSRKNELEADHLGVIFMAMAGYNPQESIPFWQRMAAASGGNKPPEITSTHPSDERRVAELQRLMPEALKYYTPIKK from the coding sequence ATGCAAAAGAAATTCCTTCTTCTCGGTACAGGCCTGGCGCTGATCACTGCTTGCGCTAAAGTACCTATTACTGGCCGTAGCCAGTTAAACCTGATCCCTGAAAGTACAATGCAATCAATGGCCTTACAGGAGTATCAGAGTTTCCTTTCCCAAAATAAAACAGTCGCGGCTACCACCAGCAAAGATGCTGAAATGGTAAAAAGAGTAGGACAGCGTATCGCTACTGCCGTTACCAAATACATGAATGACCACAATGCAGGTGGTGAACTCGCTAACTACAAATGGGAATTTAACCTGGTAGATAGCAAGGAAGTGAACGCCTGGTGCATGCCGGGTGGTAAAGTAGTGGTGTACACAGGGCTGTTACCTGTGACCCAGAACGAGACCGCGCTTGCCTGCGTAATGGGGCATGAGATCGCACACGCCATCGCACGTCATGGTAATGAGCGTATGAGTCAGCAGGTTGTAGCACAGGGAATCCAGGTAGCTGGTTCCGTAGCACTGAACCGTAATCCGCAGGCACAGAATATCTTCCTGCAGTCTTTTGGTGTAGGTAGTAACCTGGGCACGCTCGCTTATTCCCGTAAAAATGAACTGGAAGCTGACCACCTGGGTGTGATTTTCATGGCCATGGCCGGTTACAATCCGCAGGAATCTATTCCTTTCTGGCAGCGTATGGCAGCTGCGTCCGGCGGTAATAAACCACCTGAGATCACCAGTACGCACCCAAGCGATGAGCGTCGTGTAGCTGAACTGCAACGCCTCATGCCTGAAGCACTGAAATATTATACGCCGATCAAAAAGTAA
- a CDS encoding cell division ATP-binding protein FtsE has translation MTEQPIIQLSNVNIYQGTSLILADVNITVNKGEFVYLIGRTGTGKSSLLKTLYGDLSLKEGTGQVVGFDLKKMDWKKVPYLRRNLGVVFQDFQLLTDRNVHDNLKFALKATGWTDNKKMEEKINDVLDKVGLNTKGFKMPYELSGGEQQRVDIARAMLNSPKLILADEPTGNLDPETSDGIMQLLFRISREEGAAVVMATHDYILLQKFPSRVLRTENGKVTDHASVTFV, from the coding sequence ATGACAGAACAACCGATCATACAGTTATCCAATGTGAATATCTACCAGGGTACATCCCTGATCCTTGCAGACGTGAATATTACTGTGAACAAAGGAGAATTTGTATACCTGATAGGTCGTACCGGAACCGGTAAATCGAGCTTGCTGAAAACGCTTTACGGAGATCTATCGCTGAAAGAAGGTACGGGTCAGGTAGTGGGATTTGACCTGAAGAAGATGGACTGGAAGAAGGTGCCGTATCTGCGCCGTAACCTGGGCGTGGTATTCCAGGATTTTCAGCTGCTGACGGACAGGAATGTGCATGACAACCTGAAGTTTGCCCTGAAGGCGACTGGCTGGACGGATAATAAGAAAATGGAAGAGAAGATCAACGACGTGCTGGATAAGGTCGGTTTGAACACGAAAGGCTTTAAAATGCCTTATGAGCTGAGTGGTGGAGAGCAGCAGCGTGTGGATATTGCCCGTGCGATGCTCAATTCTCCTAAACTGATCCTTGCCGATGAGCCTACCGGAAACCTGGACCCTGAAACATCTGACGGCATCATGCAGTTATTGTTCAGGATCAGCAGGGAAGAAGGTGCTGCTGTGGTAATGGCTACGCATGACTATATATTATTACAGAAATTCCCGTCCAGGGTATTACGTACAGAAAATGGCAAGGTAACTGACCACGCAAGTGTAACCTTTGTGTAG